Proteins from a genomic interval of Scatophagus argus isolate fScaArg1 chromosome 6, fScaArg1.pri, whole genome shotgun sequence:
- the LOC124060694 gene encoding uncharacterized protein LOC124060694: MWKVKKTRTVNPEKYDADASEMIVGNLKKSIPRMRTVRSKNSKCLITTTYETSGNKMRLCVNLMPVLAAAKEPVEEQEEKEEDNSWTSKRKPETGSKNDPPVTESTEQILDSSDSYTGLNLETDMQQAQSPQFVLPPISQRKPAPGCCDHRKTKGCPTPLPPISLPEQTRTVSSNFTTTGHGDNWLVTGQDADTRPWIDNPLFSRSRSPEFHLPDISMSSLSALLQTISQKLERKSRGGHEGPWRRAQSDHLLAAGGEQRLRGKSFALQSDCCTHDCCTHDRNLAIEAEPSAGGHSVRGQMSLPPPQTTLILTMTKKNLLPPNMLQ, from the exons ATGTGGAAAGTGAAGAAGACAAGGACAGTAAACCCAGAAAAATATGATGCAGATGCTTCTGAGATGATCGTGGGCAACCTAAAGAAATCAATTCCCAGGATGAGAACTGTGAGGTCAAAGAACAGTAAATGTCTCATTACTACTACATATGAGACATCGGGGAATAAAATGAGGCTTTGTGTCAACCTAATGCCTGTTTTGGCAGCAGCCAAAGAGCCGgtggaggaacaggaggagaaagaagaggacaaCAGCTGGACAAGTAAAAGGAAACCTGAAACCGGCAGCAAAAATGACCCACCTGTCACTGAATCAACGGAACAAATACTTGATTCCAGCGATTCTTACACAGGATTAAATCTAGAGACTGACATGCAACAAGCACAAAGTCCTCAGTTTGTGTTGCCGCCTATATCTCAACGTAAACCAGCTCCTGGGTGCTGTGACCATCGGAAAACCAAGGGCTGCCCCACACCTCTACCTCCCATCAGTTTACCTGAGCAAACCAGGACTGTCTCTTCAAACTTTACAACAACAGGGCACGGAGACAACTGGTTAGTTACAGGACAAGATGCAGACACCAGGCCCTGGATAGACAATCCCCTGTTCTCCAGAAGT AGATCTCCTGAATTTCATCTTCCTGACATCTCCATGTCCAGTCTGAGCGCTCTGCTGCAGACCATCTCACAGAAactggagaggaagagcagaggtGGTCATGAAGGACCATGGAGACGTGCACAGTCTGATCACCTCCTCGCGGCTGGCGGTGAACAACGTTTGAGAGGAAAGAGTTTCGCGCTGCAGAGCGACTGCTGCACACACGACTGCTGCACACACGACAGAAACCTGGCCAT tgaagCCGAACCATCAGCGGGTGGACACAGTGTAAGGGGACAGATGAGCCTTCCTCCACCACAAACAACGCTCATCCTCACCATGACGAAAAAAAACCTCCTGCCTCCCAACATGCTGCAGTGA
- the r3hdm4 gene encoding R3H domain-containing protein 4, whose translation MVVLTNNNEEQDYILIEERKCTSLPSSPAKRVSPSKKKQFYINQAIRNSDLTPRAKGKKSLRRQENTRFLANLLERDECSKDDLEVCSNPAIPSIFTEACTNGNYIEPWNDFMNCSGEEQERLLSLLEQEEAKKKSTSRLLKDERNVNVAFTAQDCFQRIDRRLRATLRRKQIPLGTLEVLEENLLSFFNAQPHSVYTTNLTSSFERLLLHAICQYMDLVSTSSCQNGSRQTEVVNKQEEFLPPRLPLSAYVEQMS comes from the exons ATGGTCGTTTTGACAAATAACAATGAGGAACAGGATTATAT CCTGATAGAGGAGCGTAAATGCACCTCCCTGCCAAGTTCTCCTGCCAAGCGAGTGTCTCCAAGCAAAAAGAAGCAGTTCTACATCAACCAAGCCATCCGCAACTCTGACCTCACACCGCGAGCCAAAGGCAAGAAGAGCCTCCGCCGACAAGAGAACA CGCGCTTCCTTGCCAATCTTCTTGAGAGGGATGAGTGCTCCAAAGATGATCTGGAAGTTTGCAGTAATCCGGCCATCCCCTCCATCTTCACTGAAGCCTGCACCAATGGAAACTACATAGAG CCGTGGAATGACTTCATGAACTGCTCCGGtgaggagcaggagaggctgttgtctctgctggagcaggaggaggccaAGAAGAAAAGCACCAGCAGGCTCCTCAAAGATGAGAGGAATG TAAACGTTGCCTTCACTGCTCAGGACTGCTTCCAGAGAATCGATCGCAGGCTGCGAGCAACTCTGAGACGGAAACAAATCCCGCTG GGAACTCTGGAAGTACTTGAGGAAAACCTTCTGAGCTTCTTCAACGCTCAACCGCACTCAGTTTACACAACCAACCTCACCAGCAG CTTTGAGAGGCTGCTGCTTCATGCCATCTGCCAGTATATGGACCTCGTCTCTACAA GTAGCTGCCAGAACGGATCACGTCAGACCGAAGTGGTGAACAAACAGGAAGAGTTTCTGCCTCCTAGACTTCCTCTGTCTGCCTATGTGGAGCAGATGAGCTGA